DNA from Spartobacteria bacterium:
CTCACAAAGGACTTCCGCCCATGCCACGGGTTAAGACACCATTTCGCTTCAGCGTTGGTGTCAAGCGGAGAGGTGACTATTTACGCAGTGCAGAAACTCCTAACGCATAGCAACGTATCCATGACATCGAGATATGCCCATCTGAATGATGACGCTTTGAAACAAGCGGTATCGGTGGCCGATGAGGCGGTAAAAGTCCGGAAGAAGGCTAAGGTATCGGAGATCAACGGCGAAGAGTAATCGTCCTTGACATGCACCAAAAAATGAGGACTTGATATGCAATGGCAAGTGACCTTGCATCCACGGGCGCAAAAGGCCCTGGCCAAGCTACCTGAGCGGGTTCAATTCATGTTCGGCGTGCTGGTCAAGGAAATGCGGATTTCCGGCCCTGTGCGCGGCGATTGGGCCAATTATGGGAAGCTGGGGAAAAACCGCCATCACTGCCATATCAAGAAAGGCCGTCCGACCTATGTGGCCGTTTGGGAAGAAATGGATGGCGCTATTCAACTCATCGAGGTGACGTATGTTGGAACCCACGAAAAAGCCCCCTATTGAGCTTCTGCATGTGACCTGCCCCCAAGGGGTTTATGCCGAAGTGCTGAAGGTACTCGAAGGCTACGATTGCCGGGTAGAGCGGGCCATTCCCGCAGAAGAAATCCTGGATCAGTCACCGGCGGCCATGCTCAAGGGTGCCCGCTACCGGGAAGACATGACACAAGTACAGCTTTCGGAAAAGACAGGCATCCCCCGCCGCCATATCAGCGATATGGAGAACGGCAGAAGGCCCATAGGC
Protein-coding regions in this window:
- a CDS encoding cytotoxic translational repressor of toxin-antitoxin stability system; this encodes MQWQVTLHPRAQKALAKLPERVQFMFGVLVKEMRISGPVRGDWANYGKLGKNRHHCHIKKGRPTYVAVWEEMDGAIQLIEVTYVGTHEKAPY
- a CDS encoding XRE family transcriptional regulator encodes the protein MLEPTKKPPIELLHVTCPQGVYAEVLKVLEGYDCRVERAIPAEEILDQSPAAMLKGARYREDMTQVQLSEKTGIPRRHISDMENGRRPIGKQTAHKLAEVLRVDYRVFL